caatatgatctgatttattttagttttaatttgcatcaaaattacagtgggtgtagccaatgtttccagtgtcttttcacttttcagcttttgatgagtttttaagacttaaaaataatgttgtttattttatttcagacctaattgaagagaatgaggggagtaaagacgaggaacatcatgtcaaaattgaggaaaaaactcatttacagactgatggtattttgaaaaggagagatgagaattgtttcacctgcactcagtgtggaaagagttttggaagaaaaggcaatcttaaaattcacatgatgatccacactggagtgaaaccattcacatgcactcagtgtgggaagagtttcaaccaatcatcaaaccttaataatCACTTAAAGATCCAcagtggagagaaaccattcacatgcacccagtgtgggaagagtttcagtcaTTCATCTTCCCTTAAtcgacacatgatgatccacactggagagaaaccattcacatgcactcagtgtgggaacagtttggcaagcaaaagcaaactgaagattcacatgatgaaccacactggagagaaaccattcacatgtacccagtgtgggaagagtgtTAACTGCTTAacaaaccttaatcaacacatgaggatccacactggagagaaaccattcacatgcactcagtgtgggaagcgtttcagccattcatcatcccttaatcgacacatgaggatccacactggagagaaaccattcacatgcactcagtgtggaaagcgtttcagccattcatcatcccttaatctacacatgatgatccacactggagagaaaccattcacttgtacttaagctgcggtcacactggacttttctccccatagacttccattcatacgcatgtgaatgcgtcagaccggaaacgcaagttcgtgcgtcgttttgcagttcactgcgttgcaaagttcaagctttgtgaactctgacctgcgaaatcgcatcacttgactgtgcgAGACCAGTCGAATATCAatacatgacctctctggaccgaaatttaaaatatggaccaatcgctcactttttattgttaattactctcatataaagaaactgttgaagcaagtgttgaagagaagttattttgttcctgttcgttgttttatttattgcaaacaggacatttttattgttttgttattttttaacaggataaagtgtccaaacgcaAAGAAAAACTATTTATAACAAGTCATGACTAGTTAGTGgaactaaaacatgtagtagtaatgaACACTTTTtactt
The sequence above is a segment of the Danio aesculapii unplaced genomic scaffold, fDanAes4.1, whole genome shotgun sequence genome. Coding sequences within it:
- the LOC130220058 gene encoding gastrula zinc finger protein XlCGF8.2DB-like isoform X2; translation: MAFIKEESEDVKIEETFTVKQEDLQEQTDLIEENEGSKDEEHHVKIEEKTHLQTDGILKRRDENCFTCTQCGKSFGRKGNLKIHMMIHTGVKPFTCTQCGKSFNQSSNLNNHLKIHSGEKPFTCTQCGKSFSHSSSLNRHMMIHTGEKPFTCTQCGNSLASKSKLKIHMMNHTGEKPFTCTQCGKSVNCLTNLNQHMRIHTGEKPFTCTQCGKRFSHSSSLNRHMRIHTGEKPFTCTQCGKRFSHSSSLNLHMMIHTGEKPFTCT